A portion of the Williamwhitmania sp. genome contains these proteins:
- the cyoA gene encoding ubiquinol oxidase subunit II produces MMKKNLYKFFKGAGLLTVFALLTSCSHWVVLESKGPIGIQEAFLIKIAFLLMLIVVLPVFVMVFWFAYRYRATNTKATYKPKWTHSTAIEWVIWIVPIAIVAALSYLTWVKTYELDPYKPLKSEVKPVRIEVVSTDWNWLFIYPDYNIAVVNQVVFPVNTPLSFRITSASVMTSFFIPQLGSQMYAMAGMQTKLNLMASDTGVFEGHNQEFSGNGYVNMHFEAITTTQEKFEAWVQKAKQSPDTLSMARYQALIKPNVDYPVTIFSQVKPSLFDSITMEFMSWMGGTDNTMVDSTHAMDNMEGMHHMHENHDGMNMASDSTKMNDKKMEGK; encoded by the coding sequence ATGATGAAAAAAAATCTTTACAAATTTTTTAAGGGAGCAGGACTACTGACGGTATTTGCGTTGCTCACCAGCTGCAGCCATTGGGTCGTGCTCGAGTCCAAGGGCCCCATCGGGATTCAGGAGGCATTTCTCATCAAGATTGCATTTCTGTTAATGCTGATTGTGGTGCTTCCCGTTTTTGTGATGGTGTTCTGGTTTGCATACCGTTACCGGGCCACCAACACCAAGGCAACCTATAAACCTAAGTGGACGCACTCCACCGCCATTGAGTGGGTTATATGGATTGTGCCCATTGCCATTGTGGCGGCACTTTCGTATCTAACTTGGGTAAAAACCTATGAGCTCGATCCGTATAAACCACTTAAGTCGGAGGTTAAGCCAGTCCGTATTGAGGTTGTCTCAACCGACTGGAACTGGCTCTTTATCTACCCCGACTACAATATTGCGGTGGTTAATCAGGTGGTTTTCCCTGTAAACACACCGCTGAGTTTCCGAATCACCTCTGCCTCGGTAATGACCTCATTCTTTATTCCTCAGCTGGGAAGCCAGATGTATGCCATGGCAGGAATGCAAACCAAGTTAAACCTTATGGCTAGCGATACGGGTGTTTTTGAGGGACACAATCAGGAGTTTAGCGGAAACGGCTATGTGAATATGCACTTTGAGGCCATAACCACCACACAAGAAAAGTTTGAAGCTTGGGTGCAAAAGGCAAAGCAATCGCCAGACACCTTGAGCATGGCTAGGTACCAAGCGCTTATTAAACCCAATGTGGACTACCCGGTTACCATCTTCTCGCAGGTGAAACCCAGCTTGTTCGACAGCATTACAATGGAGTTTATGAGCTGGATGGGCGGTACCGACAATACGATGGTGGACAGCACGCATGCGATGGACAACATGGAAGGTATGCATCACATGCACGAAAACCATGACGGAATGAACATGGCATCCGATTCCACTAAGATGAACGATAAAAAAATGGAGGGAAAGTAA